The following are encoded together in the Arcticibacterium luteifluviistationis genome:
- the mnmH gene encoding tRNA 2-selenouridine(34) synthase MnmH translates to MAVQKLNISDFLEKAKTLPVLDVRSPSEFSHAHITGALSLPLFTDEQRKVVGTAYKKESREKAIKIGLDYFGPTMRSMVESVEKITKDAPQEVLVHCWRGGMRSGAVAWLLDLYGFKVYSLIGGYKEYRRWINKQFEKKRTYKIIGGYTGSAKTLLLHQLKEEGHAIIDLEGLANHRGSSLGGIGQKPQPSQEMFENLLGRALAKLEEAEFIFIEDESQRIGNAQIPLPVWQQMKNSTVYFLEVPFEKRLAFLCIEYGELPSDELTEAILRIQKRLGGLETKNAITFLESNDISACFGILLRYYDKWYLKGSLNKKSIVKIVAKSIEVEENSALLMKEIWKKK, encoded by the coding sequence GGATGTCAGAAGCCCCTCCGAATTTTCGCATGCTCACATTACTGGGGCACTAAGCCTACCCTTATTTACTGACGAGCAACGAAAAGTGGTAGGCACAGCTTATAAAAAAGAAAGCAGAGAGAAAGCCATCAAAATAGGCTTAGACTACTTTGGACCTACTATGCGTAGTATGGTAGAATCAGTGGAGAAAATAACCAAGGATGCCCCGCAAGAAGTACTAGTACACTGCTGGCGTGGTGGCATGCGAAGTGGAGCTGTAGCTTGGCTTCTTGACCTATACGGCTTCAAGGTTTATAGCCTAATAGGTGGATATAAGGAATACCGACGCTGGATTAATAAGCAGTTTGAGAAAAAACGTACTTATAAAATTATAGGTGGTTACACTGGAAGTGCCAAAACACTTTTACTACACCAACTTAAAGAAGAAGGCCATGCTATTATTGATTTAGAAGGGCTCGCAAACCATAGAGGTTCTTCTTTAGGCGGCATAGGTCAAAAACCACAGCCTAGCCAAGAAATGTTTGAGAATCTTTTAGGAAGAGCTCTCGCAAAATTAGAGGAGGCCGAATTTATATTTATAGAAGATGAAAGCCAGCGTATTGGAAACGCTCAAATTCCACTACCGGTTTGGCAACAAATGAAAAACAGTACTGTCTATTTCTTAGAGGTTCCTTTTGAGAAAAGACTCGCTTTTTTATGTATAGAATATGGCGAATTACCATCAGATGAATTAACAGAGGCCATTCTTAGAATTCAAAAAAGACTAGGTGGCTTAGAAACGAAAAATGCTATTACTTTTTTAGAGTCAAATGACATCTCGGCATGTTTTGGGATATTGCTCCGTTATTATGACAAATGGTACCTAAAAGGTTCTTTAAACAAAAAGTCGATAGTTAAAATAGTGGCAAAAAGCATAGAAGTAGAGGAGAACTCTGCTTTACTAATGAAAGAAATATGGA